The DNA region TTATATTTTTGAATGTCTCTTTCGGTTAGCATAACGAGCCTCTTCATTCCTGTTTGCCAAGCAGTTTAACCCCATGCCCACTGAGATGGAAGACGCATTTATTTCCACATTTCGGGTAAGCACTGTGCCATCCATTTTACCAGAGCTGCATTTACTTCTTCTGGCCTTTCTTGTGCCATCCAGTGCCCAGAAGAAATGCTAACTTTTGCGAGGTCCGCACAATATNTCTCCATTGGAGCGGCCAATTGCGAAACGAAACACTCACACGTGTAGTCGTACAGAGCTTCCATAAACAACACTGGCAAATCCAATAGCCCACCATTCAACGCCTTAGCAGCATATACCGCATTTGCCGAATGGTTCATATAGTATGAGCATGGTCCAAAGAATCCATTGCGCTTAAGATAAGTGGAATAGGACAAGAGTTCCGGTTCAGACAAAATTGCATTGTCCCGAGCCATATCGGGAGCCACCGGAGCACCTCCAAACCAGCCTCCGTCTTTTCGAACCAGCGCAGTCATATTGGGTCGATCCGGAGGTTTAGGTTTCCCTCTACGAAACAAGGCTTTGATGGTGCGGTACGGGTCTGCATCAAAAGTAGCTACGGCCTTATTAAAATTCTCCTCGTAAAATCGTTGGTATTCCCATTGCCCAAAAGGATAATCATTTTCCGGATAAAGCTTTCTATCAATCAAAGGCAGGCAGGAATCTAGTCCATATTCAAGTGTATGGTATGGGACACACAGACTGGCCACACCCCAACATCGATCTGGATGGTGGCTCGCGATATTCCACACTGTAGGACTTCCCCAATCGTGACCCACCCAAAGAGCTTTTTCCGCACCCAAGGAATCCAAAAGCGCCAACATATCGGCAACCACATACTCCTGGGCGTATTCCTCATGATTATCGTAAATCGTCGACCTACCATAGCCGCGCATATCTGGCGCAATAGCCCTAAAACCTAAAGAGGCCAAAGCAGGCAGTTGATGCCGCCAACTGACGGACAACTCTGGCCAGCCATGCACAAATATAACCACTGCGCCATCGGGTTCTCCTGCCTCGTAATAAAAAGTGCAGTGGTTAGGGTTACTCACTACTTTCTCTACAACTTTCTGCATCATTTTCGATATATCTCCATCAAACCCAAGAAGGGCTAGGCCAATGTGCTTAAAAATTTGAGCAGGGTACTATTAACCTCTTCGGGCGCCTCTTGCTGCACCCAATGCCCAACTCCTTCGATTATCCTGGATAAACGCATATCATCACACAACTCATCGAGGTTTGCATACCCATCTCTTCCAGGCACAAAGGAACGCACAACATCTTTGGAACCCGCAATAAAGCAACTAGGCTGTTTAACCCTAGCTACGCCCATAAGAGGTAAATCATAGAAATCCTTTTCTGAATTTCTGTAGCGATTTAGTGGGCCTCGAAAGCCCCCAGCAGTGAAGTGCTCCACAAAATACTCCAAATCTTTTTCGGTAAGCCACCCGGGGAAAACTGGAGGGTCAACAAACCCTTCCAAGAGGGTGGCAGTAGCTGGCCTGTCCAACCAGCTATCCAGAGATGGGGCATCCCCACTAATGGAGAAATAAATCTTGCGCAGAGACATTCGAATATCTCTCTCGAGCTCGGCCTCAGCGATACCTTCCTTTTGGAAATAAACCTGGTAAAAGAAACGCCCATCGTAAATTTTATTCCATAACTCTATAAGGGGCACGCTGGGCCTAGGACGATAAGGAACACTGAGCCCCGCCACAGCACTAACCCGCGAACCATGTAGAGCAGCCGTATTCCACACAATAGGGGCGCCCCAATCATGACCCACTAAAATAGCTTTCTCCTCACCGCAAGCATCTATGATGCCTACAATATCATCCATTAATGGCTGCATGGCGTAAGCCTCTACCGGCTTGGGTTTATCACTTTTCCCGTACCCTCTAACGTCCGGAGCAACCACCCTATAGCCCGCGGTAGCAATTGGCTCAATTTGATGCCGCCAGGAATACCAAAGTTCTGGCCAGCCATGGACTAGAATGACTAGGGGACCCGACCCCATTGTTGCTGCTCGAATTGAAATATCGTTGACTGGAAAATTGTTAAATTCCATCTCTTTAGTCCTTTGCAATTGGCCGCAGTTAAGGAACATACGGCATTAGCCGCTCATTGCGTTTGCGCTCTGCAATTAGTGGCGGGCAACGAGTGTCATCGTAGTAATCCACCTGGCAATCCAAACATTGAAAACATTCCGCCATATTAATTTTCCCACTCGGCTCTATAGCCTGAACGGGACATGATGCTTCACAAGCATGACACGGAGATCCACATTGCGGCCGTCTCTTCAAAAACTGAAATATATGAAATCGTCCAAATATGGCCAGCGTTGCGCCCAAGGGACATAAACAGCGACAGAAGAATCGTTCCACAAATAACCCTACAAACAACAAAAGAATGGCGTACAATCCGAATGGCCAAGCTCTCTCAAATTTCAGTGTAATTGCCGTCTTGAACGGCTCAATTTCGGCCCCCTGCAGACCCCACTCCATTGAC from Rhodospirillaceae bacterium includes:
- a CDS encoding epoxide hydrolase, which produces MMQKVVEKVVSNPNHCTFYYEAGEPDGAVVIFVHGWPELSVSWRHQLPALASLGFRAIAPDMRGYGRSTIYDNHEEYAQEYVVADMLALLDSLGAEKALWVGHDWGSPTVWNIASHHPDRCWGVASLCVPYHTLEYGLDSCLPLIDRKLYPENDYPFGQWEYQRFYEENFNKAVATFDADPYRTIKALFRRGKPKPPDRPNMTALVRKDGGWFGGAPVAPDMARDNAILSEPELLSYSTYLKRNGFFGPCSYYMNHSANAVYAAKALNGGLLDLPVLFMEALYDYTCECFVSQLAAPMEXYCADLAKVSISSGHWMAQERPEEVNAALVKWMAQCLPEMWK
- a CDS encoding epoxide hydrolase, which gives rise to MEFNNFPVNDISIRAATMGSGPLVILVHGWPELWYSWRHQIEPIATAGYRVVAPDVRGYGKSDKPKPVEAYAMQPLMDDIVGIIDACGEEKAILVGHDWGAPIVWNTAALHGSRVSAVAGLSVPYRPRPSVPLIELWNKIYDGRFFYQVYFQKEGIAEAELERDIRMSLRKIYFSISGDAPSLDSWLDRPATATLLEGFVDPPVFPGWLTEKDLEYFVEHFTAGGFRGPLNRYRNSEKDFYDLPLMGVARVKQPSCFIAGSKDVVRSFVPGRDGYANLDELCDDMRLSRIIEGVGHWVQQEAPEEVNSTLLKFLSTLA